The bacterium genome contains the following window.
AATTCCCATGAGGTATAGAGCCATTGGATTGAAAGAGATGACTGAGTCGGTGAGGGATTTGGTTAAGGAATTTTATAGCCAGGTCTATATTGCCAGGGAATATTTAGTGAAAGTGGCATTTGTCAGGTTGCCTGAGGTTTTGGGCCTGGGAGTTATGCGCAAGATTGAGAAGCGTGTGGCGCAGATAGCAAGGGAGAGGGAGCGGATAAGGTTGAGCTGGACTGCTTTTCCAGCTCTGAAGCGAGAAGTGCCGGAGGAAAAGGTTGCGGAGATAATGGGACTTGTGGAGGAATTGAATGAAAGGGAAGAAATGGCGCGGTTATCTGGGAACCAGAGTGCTTACCAGGAGAATACGGAGATTAATCCATTAGAATGGACACCTGTTGTCCGGGAGATGAAAGAAAGGGTGAGAGAAATTGAAGAATTGGTCCAAGAGGTGAGGGGAAATTATGAGACGGTAAAAGTGATGGGAGAAGAGACAGTAAGGGCTATGGTGGCAGGGGAGATAAATCCGGAGGAGACTCTGTTTGTTGTTTCCTCTTTCGGGCGGGCGTATGAATATGTGAAGGCGAAGTTGACTGAATTTTACAGGAGCCGGGGAATCCCTATCGGGGAGATAGAATCTAAAGTGAGCGAGCACTTTATAAGAATAGGAAGAAGCGGGAAGTCTTCATTTGAAGAAGCAGAAAAAATGGAATCCCTGAGGAGATTCAATGGCGCTGAAGGATTACTGATTCTATTGGCATTAAGAGGTGTGAATATTGAGAGTTTCCTGAAAGGTATTGAACAAGGTATGGCGATGTGCAGGGATAAAGATGTTAATAACAACCCGGGCGCTCAATTGCTAATCTTGCAGGAAGCTATGAAGAAGGCAGGACGGAACCGGGTATTTCTGGTATTGCCTGAGGAACTGAAAGGATTCGCTAAGGCCTGGCGAGTGATGATTTCATTTACTGGAAGAGAAGGTAAGGGAATTATTCCAATATTGGAAGAGGAGTTGGCCAGTCCTGAAAGCTATGGAAAGAATACGGGAAAGAATACGGCATTCATTGCGATTAGGTTGAACGGCACTCTGAAGAGTGCCCGACCAGTTTTTGGTGGGTCGCCCTTCAGGGTGACGGGAAAATTAAAGAAAGCAGGCCATCCTGTAGCTGAGATTGCTTTGGGAAGTGAGGAAGATATTGGCGCGCTATTCTATGTTGCAGAATTTGCTAGTGTCGCCAGTTATCTTATGGGAATCAGTCGCTCCAGGAAGTCGGGTAGCCTACGGGCAACCTTCAAGTCGGAAAGGGGGTTATCGCCGGCTAAAACCGCCGACTCGGGGATAGCAACGGCTCAGCCATTATCGAAGCCCGGAGTTGAGCCAGAGGAGGGCAAGGGTATGGGCACGAACTTATTCGTGGTTCACGTTGAGAATCTCTTGAAGGTAAAGTCGGTCACAGAGGCCACTCCGCCTATGATGGAAATGGAGCTTGAGGTTACGCCAGGGAGTATGCCAGTACTTGGAGTTATGAAGAGGATAATTGATGCAGAGAAAAAGGGGAATCTTAAAAAGGCCGGGTTTGTCTTTGTTTCCAGCACAAGACATGTAAGGAAGGAAGTCATAAAGCAGATGTTAACGAACTTTATGATTGGAGCCGGTCTATCGCGGGAGGTTGTAGTCAGGGCAATAGATAGTAACTTGATAATTGACGAGCGAGAACTGAGAGGAGCGGGAGGAATAATACGTATATCAGGAACTCCTAAGATAAGCACGAGGGCAGTACTCTCCATTATCAACAAGAGGCTCGAGGGTAGACCAGATGTGGAGGCGACTGGGATCAGGATTATTACCGATAAGAAGAATAACTGGAGAGATGATGTTGCAAAAGAGATGATGGTGGAGCTTCTCTGGATGGTGCCGGAGTCAGCGAGAGAGGGAAAAGGATTATCTACAGAAGAGGGAGTGGCTGTAGCAATAGAGGGTAAGGTTCCTGAGTGGCTGAGAAGGTTAATATATGCGAGATATAGTCCAGAGGAAACAAAAAGGCTACTGGATCAAATAGAGAGGGAACGGACGATTATTCTGCGGGCAGCGCCAGTAGTGGATGAGGAGCGTCTTGAGGAATTTAAGGCTCAAAAGTGGATATATGAAATTCAGGCATAATTTGTAGCTGCAGAGCGATAGCTCTGCATTGTAGGGGCGACACTCCGTGGTCGCCCGAGGGACGGCACAGAGTCCGTCCCCTACATAGAAAGCCCAAAGGAAGGGACGGCACAGAGTCCGTTCCCTACAACAGATTCTTGATAACGTTTAAATATTCCGAAAGGGCAAACCCTGAGCAATCGGGGGGCGCAAAGCCTCGGGGTTACATCGATAGACAACATTGCAGTTGAACCGGCCGGGCTGCCGATAACGAGTATGGGGAACCCGTTATGAGGGGGGGATCCGGCATTTTTTATATAAAATTCCCCATAAAAATCTATATTTTTGAAGGGGGGTTATCATGAAACTGCGAAAAATTTTAATTATTGATGATGAATTCCCAGTGGGGTATCTGATCAAGATTAATTTGGAAGCGGAAGGGTATGAGGCAATTCTTGCCTTAAGCGGCGAAGAGGCTTTGGAGAAGGCCAGGACAAGTGCTCCAGACCTTATTACCTTAGATGTGCTTATGCCTGAGATGGATGGCTTTGAAGTGCTGGAAGCTCTCAAGAGAGATGAGGCACTAAATTCAATTCCAGTGATGATGATATCGGTAATTAATGGAATTCGCAAAAAGAGAGGAATCCAGATGGGAGCGGTTGACTACTTATTTAAACCGATCGATTTTGATAATCTGTTAAATAAGATAAGAAGTCTGGAAAAGGACAACGGTTGAAACCGTGCCTATCCCGATGAATCGGGACGGCTACAATTTTTTCTCACCAACATTCCCCCAAATTAACCCACTTAAAAAACGCTTGCCAAAAATTAACAAAAATGTAACAATTTTGTAACACCAGTGTAACATTATTGTAGTAAAATATATAATGGATTGTGGTGGTTAATTTTATGCCAAGGAGTTAAGTATGTTCAGGCGAAGTCGATTTCACGTTCATGAGTTAAGCTATAAGATACTATTCCTGGTCTTCTTTCTTTTGTTGGCCTTGAGTTATATTCCCTCGGAAATTTTACCTGCCGAGACGATGTCTTCTGAAGAATATTTTAAGCAGGGCCTGGCAGATTATGAAGCAGGAAATTAC
Protein-coding sequences here:
- a CDS encoding response regulator → MKLRKILIIDDEFPVGYLIKINLEAEGYEAILALSGEEALEKARTSAPDLITLDVLMPEMDGFEVLEALKRDEALNSIPVMMISVINGIRKKRGIQMGAVDYLFKPIDFDNLLNKIRSLEKDNG